A section of the Papio anubis isolate 15944 chromosome 4, Panubis1.0, whole genome shotgun sequence genome encodes:
- the GNGT1 gene encoding guanine nucleotide-binding protein G(T) subunit gamma-T1 has product MPVINIEDLTEKDKLKMEVDQLKKEVTLERMLVSKCCEEVRDYVEERSGEDPLVKGIPEDKNPFKELKGGCVIS; this is encoded by the exons ATGCCAGTAATCAATATTGAGGACCTGACAGAAAAGGACAAATTGAAGATGGAAGTTGACCAGCTCAAGAAAGAAGTGACACTGGAAAGAATGCTA GTTTCCAAATGTTGTGAAGAAGTAAGAGATTACGTCGAAGAACGATCTGGCGAGGATCCACTGGTAAAGGGCATCCCAGAGGACAAAAATCCCTTCAAGGAGCTCAAAGGAGGCTGTGTGATTTcataa